The genomic window GAGGTCGCGTTTATCCGCGCTATGACGCTTTTACTTGCCCCGACAAATTGCTTCACTCAGGCCACCACCTCAGCAATGGGCACAGAGGTCTTGTTACTCAAGGTTCCCCAGGACGGCGTGTCGATATCCAGGAGCCGCAGCGCGGTGTAGCCAACCTGGGCAACGGACCCGCCCTGCAAATCCACATGAATGCCGCTCTTGGCTTTTCCACCGGCGCGCCCCGCCAGAAATACCGGCATGCCATCGATGGCATGCGTGCGCGCGTAGCCCACATCCGTGGTGCCCAGAATCAGAACGTTATCCAGCAGGGTTCCGTCGCCTTCGGGGATCTCTTTAAAGGCCGCCACAAAATCAGACCAGGACTCCATCGCACGACGGGTAAACCAGGACGCGTGATGCTGATAACCCAGGGCAGTGTCTACGGGTTCTTCATGGGTGCAGGTGTGATGCGGTTTGGGGTATCCGGGCTTAATAATCGAAGAGAACGCCGCGGAGTAGGTCATGTTGAACACCCGGGTCTGATCGCAGGCAATCGCCATGACCATCAGCTCTGTCATCATTTTATGGCGCAGCTTCACCGCGTCGGCGGACTTGTCCATGAGGGGATTGACGGGGGCTTCCCCCGGCGCGATGCAGGAGGCGATGGGCTCGGGCTTGGTCAGGCGATGATCGAACTGGGTTTCCAACTGACGCAAGCCCGTAAAGTACTGATCGAGGCGTGCACGATCCGCGGCGCCTACGGTTTTCATCATCGCGCGGGACTGATCCATCACACTGGAGAGCACGCTGCGGCGCGCCATGAGCCGCGGATCCAGATTGAACTCCTCGGCATTGGGATCCTGAAACTCCGGACCGAACAGGCGCTTGTAAAACTGCAGGGGCGACCACTCCGGTGCATTGGGTGTCGCGCCGTTCAAATAGCTGTAGGTGTCCCGGGCATCAGCCGTTGCCGTAGCGGTGAGGGAGCTGAATCGTGTGGCCCGGCCGATCTGCTTGGCGACGGTCACATCGATGGTTTCCGCAGGAACTATGTCTACCTCGGGCGCCACGCCGGTTCTGGAGACCACCCAGCCCGTAAAGTGATTGCGGTTGGGCGAGGCATCGGGAAACGCCGAACCGTTGGTAAACAGATTAACGTCGTCGCGCACGGGCTCCCAGGACGCAATCTCCTCCGGCAGGTCGTAATTGGCGCCGGTCTTTTTGGGAACAAAAATGTCCGAGGTCCCGCCGAGACCGTAGCCCCAGGTGCCAAAACGTACGGGCATGGGACGCCCCGAAGCCAGCGCGGTGCCGCTACCATTGAGAAACACCTCGAGAAAGGGAAGCGCAACGGACACGCCAACGCCGTTCATCATGCCCTTGAGCACCCGACGTCTACTCCACTTACTCATAACAACTCTCCTGCGGTTCGAGAACCTCGATTAATTTGAACT from Congregibacter litoralis KT71 includes these protein-coding regions:
- a CDS encoding DUF1552 domain-containing protein, which gives rise to MSKWSRRRVLKGMMNGVGVSVALPFLEVFLNGSGTALASGRPMPVRFGTWGYGLGGTSDIFVPKKTGANYDLPEEIASWEPVRDDVNLFTNGSAFPDASPNRNHFTGWVVSRTGVAPEVDIVPAETIDVTVAKQIGRATRFSSLTATATADARDTYSYLNGATPNAPEWSPLQFYKRLFGPEFQDPNAEEFNLDPRLMARRSVLSSVMDQSRAMMKTVGAADRARLDQYFTGLRQLETQFDHRLTKPEPIASCIAPGEAPVNPLMDKSADAVKLRHKMMTELMVMAIACDQTRVFNMTYSAAFSSIIKPGYPKPHHTCTHEEPVDTALGYQHHASWFTRRAMESWSDFVAAFKEIPEGDGTLLDNVLILGTTDVGYARTHAIDGMPVFLAGRAGGKAKSGIHVDLQGGSVAQVGYTALRLLDIDTPSWGTLSNKTSVPIAEVVA